The nucleotide window GTTGCTCAACGCGGCCAGCATCGGCGCGATGATTCTGACGACCGAAGCGCTGGTGACGGACCTGCCCGAAAAGGAAAAGGCCGACGCCGGCACGCCGCCGATGGACTTCTAAGCCCGCGTTCCTGAGACGACACACGCCCTCGCGCCAACACGGCGCGGGGGCGTTTTGTTTATGGAGAGGAAAAACGACCGAAGCGCGGCGCGTGCAAGCCTACGCGCCCCACCATTCCCCCGCCCAATGCACATGCACATACGACGCCACCAACCGCCCGCGGCGGTAGCCCTCCGGCAACACATCACCACCGCGGCGCGGCAACACCACCCACGCCGCCGTCTCGCGCGACGGGGTGAACCCCTCCCAGCGGCTCCAATGGAACACGTGCCCCCGCAAGCGCACACCGTCGCGCGCCACCCAATGCGGGCGCGCCGGTTCAACTTCCACATATCCCAGCCGTTCGCGCCGCGCCTGCATGACCGCGTTCCCCGGCACAAGCCCCACCATGGGGAAAGCGCGCCCTTCCTGTGTGATAATCGCCTGCATCAAGTACATGAAGCCCCCACACTCGGCATACAGCGGCACATCCGCTGCATGCGCCGCACGCACATCGGCGCGCAAAGCCGCATTGTCCGCCAGGGCTTCGGCATACAGTTCGGGGAAACCGCCGCCAATGTACAACGCATCCACATCAGAGGGGAGCGCACGGTCGCGCAACGGGCTGAAGGGCACAATCTCCACGCCTGCATCGCGCCAGACATCGAGATTGTCCTCGTAGTAGAAACTGAACGCCTCATCACGCGCCACGCCGATACGCCGAAAGGCGCAAGGGCGCGGCGGCGGCAAGGAAGCCGCCCCACACAACGGGGGGGCTGCGTGCGCCAGCGCGAGCAACGCCGCCACATCACACGTCCGCTCCACCAAATCCGCCGCGGCATGAACGAACGCCGCCCACGCGCCTGGTTCAACCGTGGGCACCAGCCCCAAATGGCGCGACGGCACCTGCGCCGACGCCTCGCGGGGCACAACTCCCAACACGGGTAAGCCTGTCGCCTGTTCGACCGCCCGGCGCACGCCGTCGCCATGCGCCGCACTCCCCACCCGATTGAGAATGAAGCCCGCCAGCGGCAGATCGGGGGCGAATGTGGCGAACCCGTGCGCCATCGCCGCGGCGCTCCGCGCCACGCGCGCCACATCCAGCACGAGCACTACGGGCGCACGCAACAACCGCGCCACCTCCGCCGTGCTCCCCCGGTCGTCCTCATAGCCGTAGCCGTCGAACACCCCCATCACGCCTTCGATGACGGCAATGTCCGCATCGCGCGCGGCACGCCCAAACAGCGCCGCTACACGCTCGGGGGAGACCATCCACGTGTCCAGATTGCGCGAGGCGCGCCCGGTGGCGAGGGTGTGGTAGGTGGGGTCAATGTAATCGGGACCAACTTTGAAGGGCTGCACCGCCAACCCGCGGCGCGCCAAAGCCGCCATCAGGCCGGTGGCCAGCGTGGTTTTGCCAACCCCGCTGTGCGCACCGGCCACAACCAAACGCGGAATCGTCATCACTCACTCTTCAAGCCCAGCAGTTTCCAGCCCGACGGCAACGCCAGCGCCGCCAGCACCAGTTTGAACAGGTCGCCGGGAATGAAGGGCAACAAGCCCATCACCAGCACCTTGTCTGTGCCCACAAATTTCGCTAGCCAGGGCAAGCCGAACAGGTAAATCACCACGTTGCCAATCAACATCGCCAGCGCCGCCGTCCAGACGCGACGGTCCCAGCCCCGTTCACACAGCCAGCCGACGACGAACGCCGCCGCCACAAAGCCGAACAGATACCCCGCGGTGGGTCCCACCAGCACCGCCAATCCGCCTTTCCCGCCGGCAAAGACGGGCAAGCCCGCCGCGCCTTCGGCAAGGTAGGCGAGCATTGCCGCCGCCCCCGCGCGGCTGCCCAACAGCGCCCCCACCAGCAAGACGGCGAACGTTTGCCCGGTGATGGGCACAGGGCTAAACGGCAAGGGGATGCTGATTTGCGCGGCGACAGCCGTCAACAGGCTGCCCAGCACCACCAGCAGCGCTTTGTGTCGCCAGGTGGCTTGCGGCCAGATGGCTTGGGTGATGGTTGGGTAGTGTGTCATGTGTATCCTCCTTCCTGTTTGTTTTTTCTCACGGATGCAAATGCACCCATGCGAAAATACACCTTTCAGGCTTCCAGGATACGCCCTTCTTTTTCTGTTTTCTCAATCTCCTCGGAAACGCCCGCCTCGGCAAACGTCGCCATCTCGTTCAGGACGGCGCACGCCGCGTCCAGCACGTGGAAGGCGAGCGCCGCGCCCGTGCCTTCACCCAGCCGCAAATCGAGGTTCAGCAGTGGGTGAAGCCCCAGCCAATCCAGCATGATGCGGTGCCCCCGCTCTTGCGAGTGATGCGCGGCAATGAGGTACGGGCGCACCTGCGGCGCCAGCGACACGGCAATCATCGCCGCCGCAGTTGAGATGAAGCCATCCACCACCACGGGGCGACCCGCCGCCGCCGCGCCCAGAATCGCGCCGGCTAGCCCGCCAATTTCAAAGCCCCCCACCTTGGCGAGCACGTCCACCCCATCGTAGGGGTCGGGACGGTTGGCGGCAAGCGCCCGCTGGACAGCGCCAATTTTGCGCGCCACGCCTACCTCATCCAGCCCGGTGCCGCGCCCCACAATTTCGCCCGGCGCACGCCCGGTAATAGCCGCGGCAATCGCCGCCGACGGCGTGGTGTTCCCAATGCCCATGTCGCCGGTGGCGAGCACATCCAGCCCGCGCGCCACTTCGGCTTCGACAACCTCAATCCCCGCTTCCAGCGCGGCGATGGCTTGCTCGCGCGTCATCGCCGGTTCAACCGCAATGTTGCCCGTGCCATAGCCAATTTTCTTCACCACCAGGTCGGGGTGTGGGTCCAAATCAACAGCGACGCCCATGTCCACCACGACCACACGCGCCCCCGCATGCCGCGCCAGCACGTTGATGGCTGCGCCACCCCGCAGGAAGTTGTACACCATCTGGGGCGTCACTTCCTGGGGGAATGCGCTCACGCCTTCGGCGACCACGCCATGGTCGCCCGCCATGGTGACGACCGCTTTGTCGCGCAGGCGGGGGCGGGGCGTGCCCAAAATGCCCGCCAGTTGCACCGACAATGTTTCCAGCCGCCCCAAACTTCCACGCGGCTTGGTCAATTGGTCTTGCCGCTCACGGGCGGCCTGCATAGCGGCTTTGTCCAGCGGACGAATGGCGGCAATGGTTGCGTTGAGTTTTTGCATGACAGCCTCCTTTATCGTGAAAATCGATTGGTTGCACACGACGGCATGAGATGCACAACCTCCCCCACAATCACCAGCATGGGCGTGGGCATGTCGGCGGCTTCCACCGCCTGCGCCAACGTCGCCAGCGTCGCCGCAACCACCTGCTCGTGCGGTGTGCCGCCGGCGCTGATGGCGGCGGCGGGTGTGTCGGGCGCGCGCCCGGCGCTGAGCAGCGCCGTGCAAATGGCAGCGATATTTTTGCGCGCCATCAGCACCACCAGCGTGGGAATGCGCGCCAGCGCCGACCAATCCAGCGACGAGGCGGCTTTGTCCGGCGTTTCGTGCCCCGCCACCACTGCGAACCCACTGGCGACGTCCCGATGCGTCACGGGAATGCCCGCCAACGCCGGCACCGCAATCGCCGACGAGACGCCCGGCACCACCTCAAACGGGACGCCCGCTTCCAGCAACGCCAGCATTTCCTCGCCCCCGCGCCCGAAGACAAACGGGTCGCCGCCTTTCAGGCGCACCACCTGTTGCCCGGCGCGCGCCCGTTCGACCAACAGCGCGTTGATGGCGTCCTGGGGCATGGTGTGCCGACTGGCGGCTTTGCCCACGAAAATGCGCTCGGCGTGCGGCGGCGCTTCGTCAAGCAATTCGGGGGCAATCAAGCGGTCGTAGAGCACGACATCGGCGCGTTGCAGGGCGCGCAGCCCCCGCAAGGTGATGAGGTCCGCCGCGCCGGGTCCCGCGCCGACGAGATAGACTTTGCCGCTCATGCTTCATCCTCCGTCGGGTGGTGTTCCGCCAGCCATGCGGCGATGGCGTCGCGCAGGCGGACGGCGGTACGCGGCGCTTGCCCGCCGCTGCTCACCGCCACCAGCACATCATCGCGGCGCAGCACCGCCGGCACGTAGAAGGTGCCCTCTTCGGGCATATCGGCGACGTTGCAGGCGATACCGCACGCGCGCGCTTCCGCAGCAACCGCCGCATTCACCTCGCGCCGGTCGGTCGCCGCAAACACCAGATCTGCACCCGCCACGTCCCCTTCACGGTAGGCGCGCGCCACCCATTCCAGACGCCCCGCCACCGCCCACTGCTGAATCGCCGTTGTCGCCGTGGGACTGATGACGCGCACCCGCACGCCGGCGTCGAGCAATCCGCGCACTTTGCGCGTGGCGACACGCCCACCCCCCACCACCACGGCGCGCAGACCGTGCGCCGTGTTCAGCAAGAGGGGGTAGAGTGTGTTGGTGGAACGCGCCCCGCGCGCGGCGCTGGACGGTTCGGCAAGCGGCGCTGGCTCTTCGGCAAAGTAGCCGCGCGGCGTCGCCATGCAAGG belongs to Ardenticatena maritima and includes:
- a CDS encoding cobyrinate a,c-diamide synthase gives rise to the protein MTIPRLVVAGAHSGVGKTTLATGLMAALARRGLAVQPFKVGPDYIDPTYHTLATGRASRNLDTWMVSPERVAALFGRAARDADIAVIEGVMGVFDGYGYEDDRGSTAEVARLLRAPVVLVLDVARVARSAAAMAHGFATFAPDLPLAGFILNRVGSAAHGDGVRRAVEQATGLPVLGVVPREASAQVPSRHLGLVPTVEPGAWAAFVHAAADLVERTCDVAALLALAHAAPPLCGAASLPPPRPCAFRRIGVARDEAFSFYYEDNLDVWRDAGVEIVPFSPLRDRALPSDVDALYIGGGFPELYAEALADNAALRADVRAAHAADVPLYAECGGFMYLMQAIITQEGRAFPMVGLVPGNAVMQARRERLGYVEVEPARPHWVARDGVRLRGHVFHWSRWEGFTPSRETAAWVVLPRRGGDVLPEGYRRGRLVASYVHVHWAGEWWGA
- a CDS encoding biotin transporter BioY encodes the protein MTHYPTITQAIWPQATWRHKALLVVLGSLLTAVAAQISIPLPFSPVPITGQTFAVLLVGALLGSRAGAAAMLAYLAEGAAGLPVFAGGKGGLAVLVGPTAGYLFGFVAAAFVVGWLCERGWDRRVWTAALAMLIGNVVIYLFGLPWLAKFVGTDKVLVMGLLPFIPGDLFKLVLAALALPSGWKLLGLKSE
- the cobT gene encoding nicotinate-nucleotide--dimethylbenzimidazole phosphoribosyltransferase; its protein translation is MQKLNATIAAIRPLDKAAMQAARERQDQLTKPRGSLGRLETLSVQLAGILGTPRPRLRDKAVVTMAGDHGVVAEGVSAFPQEVTPQMVYNFLRGGAAINVLARHAGARVVVVDMGVAVDLDPHPDLVVKKIGYGTGNIAVEPAMTREQAIAALEAGIEVVEAEVARGLDVLATGDMGIGNTTPSAAIAAAITGRAPGEIVGRGTGLDEVGVARKIGAVQRALAANRPDPYDGVDVLAKVGGFEIGGLAGAILGAAAAGRPVVVDGFISTAAAMIAVSLAPQVRPYLIAAHHSQERGHRIMLDWLGLHPLLNLDLRLGEGTGAALAFHVLDAACAVLNEMATFAEAGVSEEIEKTEKEGRILEA
- the cobA gene encoding uroporphyrinogen-III C-methyltransferase — its product is MSGKVYLVGAGPGAADLITLRGLRALQRADVVLYDRLIAPELLDEAPPHAERIFVGKAASRHTMPQDAINALLVERARAGQQVVRLKGGDPFVFGRGGEEMLALLEAGVPFEVVPGVSSAIAVPALAGIPVTHRDVASGFAVVAGHETPDKAASSLDWSALARIPTLVVLMARKNIAAICTALLSAGRAPDTPAAAISAGGTPHEQVVAATLATLAQAVEAADMPTPMLVIVGEVVHLMPSCATNRFSR